GCCCCGGCCCCGAAAGGTGCCGGGGCTTTGTTTTTTCGGGCTTTTTTTATGCCATGACAGAACACTGAGCCAACGAGCAGAAAACACCGTATCTAGTCAACGGATTGCCTTGACCTACTAGATATAGTAGATTCACACCTATACCAAGATTAACAAATTCAATTCACAAAGCCATGCTGAGGAGCAAAAAATGAGCCCAGTCTCCGAACAACTGTCGCTGACCGACATCCCGGCGCCACCGCAGTTCGCGCCCCTGCCCGAGCAGGAAATTTCCGCCGAAGTCCTGATCGAAAAGTACGCCAAGGGCAAGGAAACCAATGTGCACGACGTTCGTCGTCGCGTTGCCTACGCGCTCGCCCAGGTTGAGCAGGAAAAAGATCGCGCCCACTGGGAATCGAAATTTCTTTGGGCCCAGGAAAACGGTTTCATCCCGGCCGGCCGGATCAACTCGGCAGCCGGTACTGACCTCCAGGCAACGCTGATCAACTGCTTCGTCCAGCCGGTGGGCGACTCCATCGTCGAAAACACCGATGGCAAACCGGGCATCTACACCGCCCTCGCCCAGGCCGCCGAGACCATGCGTCGTGGTGGTGGCGTCGGTTACGATTTTTCCTCCATTCGTCCGCAAGGTGCCCGCGTCAAGGGCACCCAGTCGCGTGCCTCCGGCCCGGTTTCCTACATGCGTGTTTTCGACCGCTCATGCGAAACGGTTGAATCAGCCGGCGCCCGTCGCGGTGCCCAGATGGGCGTATTGCGCTGCGATCACCCTGATATCGAGGAATTCATCCACGCCAAGGATCATGGCGACCTGACCAACTTCAACATTTCCATCGGCGTTACCGACACCTTCATGGAAGCTGTCGATGCCGACACCGATGTCGAGCTGTTGCATCGCGCCGAACCGAATGCCGACATGCGTTCGGCCGGGGCTTTCCAGCGTGAAGACGGCCTGTGGGTTTATCGTAAGGTGCGCGCCCGCGACCTGTGGGACCAGGTGATGAAATCGACCTATGACCACGCCGAACCGGGCATTCTCTTCCTCGACCGGATGAACAAGGACAACAACCTCAATTACTGCGAAGTGATCGAGGCGACCAATCCTTGTGCCGAACAACCGCTGCCGCCATACGGCTGCTGCTGCTTGGGCTCGATCAACCTGACGCTGTACGTGCGTGATGCTTTCTCCGACAAGGCCGAATTCGATTTCGCCGCCTTCGAGGAAGTCGTCCGCATTTCGACCCGCATGCTCGACAACGTGCTTGATGCAACCCACTGGCCGCTCGAACGCCAGCAGCAGGAAGCCGCCAACAAACGTCGTGTCGGCCTCGGTTTCACGGGCCTCGGTGACGCACTGGCCATGCTGCGCCTGCGCTACGACAAGGTCGAAGCCCGTGCCATGGCAACGCGCATCACCGAAAGCATGCGCGATGCTGCCTACCTCTACTCCGTCGAGTTGGCCAAGGAACGCGGCGCCTTCCCGCTGTTCAACGCCGAGCTTTATCTTTCCGGCGGCAACTTTGCTTCGCGCCTGCCGAATGACGTCAAGGCAGAAATCCGCAAGCACGGCCTGCGCAACTCGCACCTCCTGTCGATCGCCCCGACCGGCACCATTTCGCTGGCTTTCGCCGACAACGCCTCGAACGGCATCGAGCCGCCGTTCTCCTGGACCTACAACCGCAAGAAGCGCATGCCGGATGGCACGCTGAAAGAGTATTCGGTTGAAGATTACGCCTGGCGCCTGTACAAGCATCAGGGTGGCGATGTCACCAAGTTGCCGGAGTATTTCGTCACAGCCCTCGAAATCTCGGCGCAAGCTCACGCCGACATGGTTGCTGCCGTCGCTCCGCACATCGACACCTCGATCTCGAAGACGGTCAACGTCCCTGCCGACTACCCGTACGAAGATTTCCAGGATCTCTACATGAGCGCCTGGAAGGCCGGCCTCAAGGGACTGGCTACTTACCGTCCGAACAGCGTGCTGGGCTCCGTCCTGTCGGTTGCTGCAGTCGAACCGGCCAAGGCCGATGCAACGTCGACGGATGCCAAGGCTCCGCAGGATTTCGTTTCCGACGCCAACCGCCGTCTGTCAATCAAGAACCTGCCAGCCCCGGTGCTCTCCAGCCTGCGCTGGCCGGGCCGTCCGAGCCTGCCGGAAGGCAATCTGTGCTGGACCTACATGCTTGACTCGCCGATCGGCAAGTTTGCGCTGTTTGTCGGCCACGTCGAGCCGGAAGGCCGTGCCTGGCCATTTGAAGTATGGGCCAACGGCCCGGCTGAACCACGCGGCCTGGGCGCCGTCGCCAAGACCTTGTCGATGGACATGCGCGCCAAGGACCATGGCTGGCTCGAAATGAAACTGGAAGCCCTGTCAAAAACGCCGGGCGACTCTTTCGAAATGCCGATGCCGCCGCATGGTGAGCGCAAACGCGTTCCGTCCGTCGTTTCCGCCATGGCCCAGGTCATTGCCTGGCGTTGCGAGCAGTTGGGTGCCTTCAAGCATGAAGGCCCGACCCCGGTGAAGGATGCGCTGTTCAGCGCCAAGGAGCCCAAGACCGGTACGGATGGTACGCTGTCCTGGACGGTCGACGTCAACAACCCCTCGACCGGTGAAGACTTCGTCCTCGGACTCAAGGAAATCACCCTGCCGGATGGTGTTACCCGCCCGTATTCGATGTGGCTTTCGGGCAACTACCCACGTGCCCTCGATGGTCTGTCCAAGCTGCTGTCGCTCGACATGCGGGTTCTCGATCCCGCCTGGATCGGCATGAAGCTGCGCAAGCTGATTGACTACTCCGAGCCACTCGGCGATTTCATGGCCTTCGTACCAGGTTCGCGCAAGCAACAGACCTACCCGTCGACCGTGGCTTACATCGCCAATCTGATCATCCACCGCTACTGCATGCTCGGCATTCTTGATGACAAGGGTTTCCCGTTGCAGCAGATGGGCATTCTCGAAGCCCCGGAAGACACGACCAGCAACAAGGTGCTGCCGACCCAGGGCAAGCTGTGCGGCGAATGCGGCAACCACACCATGATCCGCAAAGATGGCTGTGATTTCTGCACCGCCTGTGGCGCGGTGGGGACCTGCGGCTAAGCCAATAAATCCTGCTGACAAAAAAGCCCCGGAGAAATCCCCGGGGCTTTTTTACATCAATTTCACGGTCGACCGCAAAATCTGGTCAAATTTGAGCGATCGGCTTATGGCCGGTCCAGCCAGAACAGCGCTGTAATCGATTTTGCATCGGTAATCTCCCCCTTCCACACCGCCTCCTTGGCAGCGGCAGGAGCCAGCTCAACCACATCGAGAAACTCGTTGTGGTCCAGTTGCTTCTCACCGGCAAGTTTCAAATCACGCGCTTCGAAAATCTCAATCCGCTCATCGGAATAACCGATGCAGGGATGCATCACACCAAGATACTCCCAACTCGCAGCCACATAACCTGTCTCTTCCAGAAGTTCGCGACGAGCCGTATCGAGGATAGCCTCACCCGGATCAATTTTCCCGGCCGGCAATTCGAGAAAAATGCGACGCAGTGGGTAACGGAACTGGCGCTCGAAGAGAAGATTCCCGTTTTCAAGGAAAGCCAGAATAACGACTGCACCGGGATGAACAATGTACTCGCGCACAGACTCAGCCTGGTTGGGCAGCCGGACGTTATCCTTGCGCACCTCCAGTAAAACTCCCTTGAAAACGGCTTCGGACGAAATTTCAGTTTCAATGAGATGGCTATCTTGATTCATTTGATTCCCCCAAAAGAAAACGCCCCGATCAACGGGGCGTTTGAATACTAGCTACAGGCTTGCGTATCAGAGCGAACGCAATAGTGCATATGCACACAAGGACATGATCATCTGCGGGAAGATACCCAGGAAAGCAACAGCCAGTCCGTTGGCAGAAATCAGGATACGCATGTCCATGCCAGCGGTAAGCGGCGTGTCGTCTGTCGGCGCATCGAAGTACATCAGCTTGACCACACGCAGGTAGTAGAAGGCACCGATCAGCGAGAACAGGACAGCCACGATGGCCAGCCAGAGGTAGCCCGCAGCAACAACTGCCTGCAGAACCGAGAACTTGGCGAAGAAACCGATAAAGAACGGCACGCCAGCCATGGAGAACATCAGCATCAACATGATGCCGGCGAACCATGGGCTGCGCTTGTTCAGGCCCTTGAAGTCTTCCAGATTGTCAGCTTCGAAACCAGCGCGCGACATCAGCAGAATCATGCCGAAAGTACCGGCACTCATTAGCACGTAGGCGATCACATAGAACATCGCCGAGCTGTAGGCATTCAGCGCATAGCGGGCATCGCCGCTGACGACACCGGTGGTGATGCCGAGCAGCATGAAACCCATGTGCGAAATGGCCGAATAAGCCAGCATACGCTTGAGATTGGTCTGGGCGATGGCAGCCAGGTTACCAATGGCCATCGAGAGAACTGACAGAATGATCAGCATGGCTTGCCAGTCGGCGGCCATGGTGATCAGGCCATTGACCAGCAAACGCATGACGATGGCGAAGGCAGCCAGCTTGGGTGCAGAACCGATCAGCAGGGTCACCGAGGTCGGTGCACCGTGATAGACGTCCGGAATCCACATGTGGAAGGGAACGACGCCAAGCTTGAAAGCCAGGCCGCAAACCAGGAAAACCAGACCGAAGACGAGAACCGACTTGTTGACGCCACCACCATAGAGCCGCTCGGCAACGCCGGTGATTTCCAGGGTACCGGTAGCACCGTAGATCATCGACATGCCGTAGAGCAGCAACCCGGAGGCCAAGGCACCAAGAACGAAATATTTCATCGCCGCTTCGGTGGACACAACAGAGTCACGGTTCATCGCAACCATTGCGTAAAGCGACAGCGAGAGCAGTTCAAGGCCGAGATAGACGGTCAGGAAATGATTGGCCGAAATCATGACCATCATGCCCAGCGTGGCAAACAGCGTCAAAACGTAATATTCGCCCTTGTTCATCGCTTCGCGGGCAGTTACATAAGCACGCGAGTAGAACATGACCATGATCACGGTCATGTAGAGGAACAGCTTCAGCAAATCGGCCATCAGATCATCGACGAACATATTGCTGAACGTGTAGGCGATCTCACCGGTGCTGGTCGAGAACTGGATCAGCGCACACCCTACCAGGGTGAGTTGGCTAAGAACGAAGGTCACCGTGCGACGACTGTCCTTGACCATAAGATCGATCATCAGAATGGCCAGAGCCATCACCACCAGGAAAATTTCCGGTGCAGCGGGCAGGAGGTCGGGAATAACGAAATTGTCGAACATGTCGGCTACCGTTTATTGAATCTTGCTGATGGCGACGTGACGCAGCAGGTCGTTGACCGATGCATGCATGACTTCCGTGAAAGGCTGCGGGTAGAGACCCATCCACAGCGTGCAGATGGCGAGAATGCCCAGAATGGCGAATTCGCGCTTGTTGATGTCACTCAGCTCGGCAACATGATGATTTGCAACATCACCAAAAATCACGCGCTTGTACATCCACAGGGTGTAGGCAGCACCAACCACCATCGAACTGGCTGCAGCAAAAGCTACCCAGAAGTTGAACTTGACGGCGCCAAGGATGACCATGAACTCGCCGACGAAACCGGACGTTGCAGGCAAACCGGCATTAGCCATCGAGAACAGCATGAAGAAGGCTGCGAACTTCGGCATGGTGTTGACCACACCACCGTAATCAGCAATTTGACGGCTATGCACACGGTCGTACATGACACCGATCGAGAAGAACATTGCACCGGACACGAAACCGTGCGAAACCATCTGCACCAGTGCGCCTTCGATACCCATCGGGCTGAACATGAAGAAGCCCAGCGTGACGAAACCCATGTGGGCGATCGATGAATATGCCACCAGTTTCTTCATGTCTTCCTGAACCAGGGCGACGAAACCAATGTAGACCACAGCAATCAGCGACATGGCAATAACCAGGCCGGACAACTCGTGCGAAGCGTCAGGGGCGATCGGCAGCGAGAAACGCAGGAAACCGTAGGCCCCAAGCTTCAGGCCGATAGCTGCCAGTACGATCGAACCACCGGTCGGTGCTTCAACGTGGGCATCCGGCAACCAGGTATGCACCGGCCACATCGGAACCTTGACGGCGAAGGCAACCAAAAATGCGAGGAACAACCAGGTCTGAGCGCCCAGAGCAATCGGCAACTTGTGCCACTCAAGAATGGAGAAGCTACCGCCGGACTGGATGAACAGGTACATCAGTGCCAGCAGGAACAACAGCGAGCCGAACAACGTGTAAAGGAAGAACTTGAAGGCTGCATAAACACGGTTGGGGCCACCCCAGACACCGATGATCAGATAGAGCGGAATCAGCGAGGCTTCGAAGAAGACGTAGAACAGGACGCCATCAAGCGAAGTAAAGATACCGTTCATCAAGCCGGACATGATCAGGAAAGCCGCGTTGTACTGAGCGACCTTCTCCTGAATGACTTCCCAGCCTGCCGCAACCACGATAATCGTGACGAAGGCATTCAGCACCACGAACAGCATCGAGATGCCATCAACACCAAGGTGGTAATTGATGTTGAAGCGTGGGATCCAGGATCTGAGTTCGACAAACTGCATCCCTGGATTAGCCAGATCGAATCCGGTCCAGAGCGGGATGGTGATCAGGAAGCCGGCGATGGCACCAAAAAGTGCAAGCATCCGTGCCAGAGGTGCATTCCGGTCCGAACCGGTGGCGAGTACCACCAGACCGGTAACGATCGGAATCCAAACGGCGAAAGATAGCAGCGGGTAATTCGACATGTTATTCCTTGCTCTTCTGCGAACTGATCACGCTAGGCGCGGTTGATCCACAGGGTCATCAGTACAAACAAACCGATGATCATCGTGAAAGCGTAGTGATAAACGTAACCGGTCTGGAAGAAACGAGTCACGGAGGCAATCCAGCCAACCAGCTTGGCAGAACCATTGACGATGAAGCCATCGATGATTGCAACATCGCCGCCGCGCCAGAAAACCTTGCCCAGCAGACGCGCGCCACCGGCGAGCACCAGTTCATTGACCTTATCGAAGTAATACTTGTTTTCGAACAGGGTATTGATTGCCGAGAATCTGCGCTGAATGGCAGCCGGGATATCCGGGCGCTTCATGTAGAAGAACCACGACAGCACGACACCGGACAGGGCCAGAATGAAAGGCAGGCTGGTCAGTGAATGAATACCCATCGCAACGGCACCATGGAAGTGCTCGGACAGATGCTCCATCGCCGGATGGGCATGGTGATCGATGAAAATCACGCCCTTGAAGTAGTCACCGAAGACCATTGGGCCAATGGCAATGAAACCAATGAACATCGACGGAATAGCCAGCAGGACCAACGGTAGCGTAACGACCCAAGGCGTCTCGTGCGGCTTCTGCCCCGGTGCCAGACCGTGATGATGATCGTGATCGTCATGACCATGGTCATCGCCGTGCGCATCGGCATGGGAGTCATCGTGATGGACGTCATGGTGCGCATCGTGACCTTCATGTGCCTTGCCAAATCGTTCTTCCCCGTGGAACACCAGGAAATACATGCGGAAGGAGTAGAAGGCAGTCACGAAAACACCGGCCATCACAGCAAAGTAAGCGAATCCAGCCCCAGGAATATGGGACAGCGCAACCGCCTCGATGATCGAGTCCTTGGAGTAGAAACCAGAGAGGAACGGCGTACCGATCAGGGCCAGCGAGCCAATCAGCGAGGTAATCCAGGTAATCGGCATGTATTTGCGCAAGCCACCCATGTTACGGATGTCCTGATCGTGATGCATGCCGATAATGACGGAGCCCGCAGCAAGGAACAGCAGGGCCTTGAAGAAAGCGTGTGTCATCAGATGGAAGATAGCCACTGAGTAAGCCGATGCACCCAGCGCGACAGTCATGTAACCAAGCTGAGAAAGTGTCGAGTACGCCACGACACGCTTGATGTCATTCTGGATGATGCCCAGGAAGCCCATGAACAATGCAGTGATTGCACCGATCACGATCACGAAGGACAACGCTGTCGTCGACAACTCGAACAACGGCGACATGCGGGATACCATGAAAATACCAGCAGTAACCATGGTTGCTGCGTGAATCAGGGCAGAAATCGGGGTCGGACCTTCCATTGAGTCAGGTAGCCAGACATGCAACGGCACTTGGGCCGATTTACCCATGGCTCCGATGAACAGGCAGATACAGGTCACTGTCATCAACGAGACAGTTGCCCATTCGCGGTCGGCAAACAGGGAAATTGTCGTGTTAGCCAGTTCCGGGGCCTTCTGGAAAACGGTGGCGTAGTCAAGCGATCCGAAATGCGCCAGAACCAGGCCGATACCGAGAATGAAACCGAAGTCACCAACGCGATTGACCAGAAACGCCTTCATGTTCGCAAAAATCGCGGTTGGGCGTGTATACCAGAAGCCGATCAGCAGATAGGACACCAAGCCCACAGCTTCCCAGCCGAAGAAGAGCTGCATGAAATTGTTGCTCATCACCAGCATCAGCATGGAGAAGGTAAACAAAGAGATGTAGCTGAAGAAACGGTTATAGCCCGGATCTTCCTTCATGTAGCCCATGGTGTAGATATGGACCATCAGTGAAACGAAGGTCACAACGAGCATCATTGTCGTCGTCAGGGTATCAATCAGGAAACCCACTTCGAAACGATAGTCACCACTGGTCATCCAAGTGTAGACCGTGCCGTTGTAGGTGTGTCCCGCCAGTACATCCTTGAAAATGATGAACGAGGCAATGAAGGCAATCGCAACGCCCGCGATGGTTGCCGTATGAGCAACCCAGCGCGGAATCACTCGGCAAAAGAGGCCGGCGATGATTGCACCCACCAAGGGTGCAAGCGGTACGAGCAGGTAAAGTTTCTGCATTTCCATGTTTAACCCTTAAGGCTGTCCAGGTCATCCACATGGATGCTCTTCAGGTTGCGGAACAGCACGATCAGAATGGCAAGGCCAATCGCTGATTCGGCAGCGGCGACAGTCAGAATGAAGAAAACAAAAATCTGACCGGAAAGATCCTGGAGGTAATGCGAAAAAGCAACAAAATTCATGTTGACCGCGAGAAGCATCAACTCAATGGCCATCAGAAGCACCAAGAGGTTTTTCCGGTTAAGGAAAATGCCGACTACGCTGATCGCGAAAAGAATCGCGCCCAGAATCAGGAAATGCGAGAGTGACAAAGTAAGCATAGTCTTCCCGGGTTCAGTCTTTTTCAGCCGGCATCTGCAGGACGCGGATACGATCCTTCGCCTTGACGAAAACCTGCTGATTCGGATTGGTGTACTTGGATTTCTTGGGACCACGATAGGTCAGGACGATCGCTGCAATCATGCCGACCAGCAGCACAATCGAAGCCAATTCGAACGGGAATACGTAGTCCGTGAACATCAAGGCACCAATGCTCTTGGTGTTCGATGTCCCTGCGGCGACGACTGCTTCAGCGGCAGGTACCTGAAAGTACTTGCTACCCAGCACCAGCCCCATTTCGAGAACCATCAGAATGCCAAGCAAGGCACCCAGCGGCAGGTAGTTCCAGAACCCCTGACGAATGCGATCCATGTTGATATCGAGCATCATCACGACGAACAGGAACAGCACCATGACCGCGCCGACGTAGACCAGGATGATCGCGATAGCGAGGAATTCAGCCTGAAGCAGCGACCAGATACCGCCACAGGTAAAGAAAGCGAGAATCAGATGCAGCGCGGCATGAACCGGGTTACGGGCAGTAATCACCCGCAGGCTGGCAACGATCAGAATCGCCGAGAGAAAAAAGAAGACCAGTGTCTGAAAATCCATCACTTGTACCTGTTAGCGGTAAGCAGAATCGAGTTCACGATCTTTGGCAATCTGATTCTCGTAGCGGTCGCCGTTAGCCAGCAACATCTGCTTCGTGTAGTACAGATCACCACGTTTCTCGCCGTGGTATTCAAAAACGCGCGTTTCAACCACAGCATCGACCGGGCAGGCTTCTTCACAGAAACCACAGAAAATACATTTGGTCAGATCGATGTCGTAACGCGTCGTGCGGCGTGAACCATCATCGCGCGGCTCGGCTTCGATAGTGATCGCCATGGCCGGGCAAATTGCTTCGCACAGCTTGCAGGCGATACAACGCTCTTCACCATTCGGATAACGGCGCAATGCATGCAGGCCGCGGAAGCGGAAACTCTGCGGGGTCTTTTCCTCGGGGTACTGCACGGTGATCTTGCTGGCAAAGAAATATTTGCCGGTCACTGCCATGCCTTTCAACAACTCCTTGAGGAGGAGGCTGTTGAAGATTTCCTTCATCGAACCCATATTTATCTCCTCACTTCCAAATATTCAGCGGTGACATCATCCAGACGCCAACGACAACCAGCCAGACCAGACAAACCGGCACAAAAACCTTCCAGCCGAGACGCATCAACTGATCGTAGCGATAGCGAGGGAAAGTGGCACGGAACCAGAGGAAGAGGAACAGGATGGCGCCCACCTTGGCGAACAGCCAGAGAATGCTGTCAGGCAGGAAGCCAAACGGAGAAGACCAGCCACCCAGGAACATGATCGAAGTCAGCGTCGACACAAGGATCATGTTGGCATATTCAGCCAGGAAGAACACGGCAAATGCCATACCCGAGTATTCAACGTGGAAACCGGCAACGATTTCGGACTCGCCTTCGCAAACGTCGAATGGAGCACGATTAGTTTCAGCCACCCCGGAAATCAGATAGACCAGGAACATCGGCAGGAGCGGCAACCAGTTCCAAGAGAGGAAACTCAGTCCCCAACTAGCGAAGCGGCCCTGTTGCTGGGCATGGACGATATCAACCAAGTTCAGGCTGTTCGAAACCATCAATACGCAGATCAACGCAAAACCCATCGAGATTTCGTAAGAAACCATCTGTGCTGCAGCTCGCATTGCGCCAAGGAAAGCATACTTCGAGTTCGATGCCCAGCCGGAAAGGATGATCCCGTAAACACCCATCGAGGTGATCGCCATGATGTAAAGCAGGCTGGCATCGATATTGGCCAAGACCAGCGTCTCATTGAACGGTACGACCGCCCAAGCAGCCAGAGCAGGCGCGATAGCGAGCATCGGAGCGATGATGAAGATAGCTTTGTTCGCACCGCTCGGTACGACAATTTCCTTCATCAACAGCTTCAGGCCGTCAGCGATTGGCTGGATCAAGCCCCACGGACCGACTCGATTCGGGCCGATTCGCACCTGCATGTAACCGATTACCTTGCGCTCGGCCCAAGTCAGGTACGCGACGCTGAGCATCAGCGGAGCAACGATCAGAACGATCTTGAGCAAGGCCCAGACTGCAGGCCAAACGCCACCAAAGATGCCCGAACCAAAATTCATCAGTGCGTCCATTTATGCACGCTCCACGGAGAGGGTACCGAACATCTCGCCCAGTGCGGCAGTCGAGGCATGCGCTGCAGCAACACGGACACAACCTGCCGGTACGTTGTTGTCAAGCTTGGCGACAAGAACTGCCTCGCCGGAGCCTTGCTTGACGCGAACCTGAGCGCCGGCAACCAGCCCCAACTGAGTCAGAACCTGTTCATTCATCCGTGCAGTCGGTGCAACGCTATCTGCGGTCTGCTGCAACACAGGTGAGCGACGTACCATGGCGTCGGCAAAGTTGATTGGCACATCTGCAATGCGCTCAACCCCATCCTGACTTGCCGGCAGAGCAATAGCCACACCATTCAGGCCATTATCAAGACCGGCAACGAATTCGGCCCCTGCACCCAGCACTTCGTCACGCACTGCCTCGCTAGACTGGTAGTCAAAACCATCAAGATTCAGGACATTTCCAAGAACACGAAGCAGCTTCCAGGCCGGACGTGCGTCGCCGCGTGCTTTGACTACACCGTTAAAGCTCTGGATACGGCCTTCGATATTGACGAACGTACCCGCCGTCTCGGTATAAGGCGTAATCGGGAGAATCACATCGGCGTATTCAAGTGCTGGAGCATGCTTGAATGCGGAAGCGTAAACAACGAGGTTGGCTTGTTTAAGTGCGCCCAGAGTCAGTTGCGGGTTAGCACAATCAAATTCTGGCTCAATCCCCATCAGAACATAAGCCTTGCGCGGCTGCTCAAACATCTGACGTGCATTTGCACCGGAAGGCAGAGCCCAGCCGGCATGACCGCCGACCACGTTGGCACCTTCGCCGAGGAAACCAACAGTAGCGCTGGTTAGCTGACCGAGTTGGAGCGCCAGGGCATGTAATTGCGCGGCCTGAGCCGACTGGGTCGCAACGTTCCCGAGGAAGATCGCACGCTTTTCGCCTTCGATCAGGCTCTGTGCGATTTTCTTGCTGGTCTCGCATACGGCAACGCCTTCCAGACCTGCCGGAACAGCTGCGCCCTTCAATTCGGCCGCAGTCTTGACAATCCCGGCAAGCGAGCTGGCCAACTTGGATGGTGCAACCGCCATGTTGGCGTGAAAGCTGATCAACTGGTCGTCGGAAGTAACCGACAAGGAACTGACCTTGGTATATTTTTTGGCAGCCTGACGCAAACGCTGAGCGATCAGCGGGTGATCCTTACGCAGGAAAGAGCCAATCACAAGCGCGGCATCAAGATCCTTGATTTCAGCCAGGCGCATACCCAGCCAAGGCGTACCGGCACGCTTGAAATCAGTGCCAAAGTCACTCTGGCGCGGACGGAAATCGACGTTGCCGCTGCCCAGGCCCTTGAAAACCTTGCCCAGCAGGAATAGCTCTTCCAGCGTCGAATTTGGCGATGCCAGCGCAGCAATCGAGTCTCCGCCGTGAGTACGGGCGACATCCTTCAGACCATGAGCGACGTAGTCGAGTGCAACATTCCAATCAACTTCACGCCACTCGCCGCCTTGCTTCACCATCGGCTTGGTCAAACGCTCCTCGGAATTAAGCGCCTGATAAGAGAAACGTTCCTTGTCGGAAATCCAGCATTCATTGACCGCCTCGTTTTCACGCGGCAGAACACGCATCACATTATCGTGCTTGACTTGAACAACCAGATTGGCACCAACGGAATCGTGTGGACTGACCGACTTGCGACGCTGCAGCTCCCACGAACGCGCGGTATAGCGGAATGGCTTGGAAGTCAGCGCGCCTACCGGGCAGAGGTCAATCATATTACCCGACAATTCCGAGTCGACCGTACGCCCCAAGAATGTCGTGATTTCGGAATGCATGTTGCGATTGGCCATGCCAAGCTCCATGATCCCTGCAATTTCCTGACCAAAACGGACACAGCGCGTGCAGTGGATGCAGCGACTCATTTCCTCCATCGAAATGAGCGGACCGACATTTTTGTGGAAAACGACGTGCTTTTCCTCGGTATAGCGGCTCTTCATCGGGCCGTAACCGACGGACATATCCTGCAACTGACACTCACCGCCTTGGTCGCAAATCGGACAGTCCAGCGGGTGATTGATCAGGAGGAATTCCATCACGCCCTTCTGTGCCTTGACGGCCAGTTCCGAATGCGTGAACACCTTCAT
The sequence above is drawn from the Dechloromonas sp. TW-R-39-2 genome and encodes:
- the nuoL gene encoding NADH-quinone oxidoreductase subunit L, producing MEMQKLYLLVPLAPLVGAIIAGLFCRVIPRWVAHTATIAGVAIAFIASFIIFKDVLAGHTYNGTVYTWMTSGDYRFEVGFLIDTLTTTMMLVVTFVSLMVHIYTMGYMKEDPGYNRFFSYISLFTFSMLMLVMSNNFMQLFFGWEAVGLVSYLLIGFWYTRPTAIFANMKAFLVNRVGDFGFILGIGLVLAHFGSLDYATVFQKAPELANTTISLFADREWATVSLMTVTCICLFIGAMGKSAQVPLHVWLPDSMEGPTPISALIHAATMVTAGIFMVSRMSPLFELSTTALSFVIVIGAITALFMGFLGIIQNDIKRVVAYSTLSQLGYMTVALGASAYSVAIFHLMTHAFFKALLFLAAGSVIIGMHHDQDIRNMGGLRKYMPITWITSLIGSLALIGTPFLSGFYSKDSIIEAVALSHIPGAGFAYFAVMAGVFVTAFYSFRMYFLVFHGEERFGKAHEGHDAHHDVHHDDSHADAHGDDHGHDDHDHHHGLAPGQKPHETPWVVTLPLVLLAIPSMFIGFIAIGPMVFGDYFKGVIFIDHHAHPAMEHLSEHFHGAVAMGIHSLTSLPFILALSGVVLSWFFYMKRPDIPAAIQRRFSAINTLFENKYYFDKVNELVLAGGARLLGKVFWRGGDVAIIDGFIVNGSAKLVGWIASVTRFFQTGYVYHYAFTMIIGLFVLMTLWINRA
- the nuoK gene encoding NADH-quinone oxidoreductase subunit NuoK; protein product: MLTLSLSHFLILGAILFAISVVGIFLNRKNLLVLLMAIELMLLAVNMNFVAFSHYLQDLSGQIFVFFILTVAAAESAIGLAILIVLFRNLKSIHVDDLDSLKG
- a CDS encoding NADH-quinone oxidoreductase subunit J, with translation MDFQTLVFFFLSAILIVASLRVITARNPVHAALHLILAFFTCGGIWSLLQAEFLAIAIILVYVGAVMVLFLFVVMMLDINMDRIRQGFWNYLPLGALLGILMVLEMGLVLGSKYFQVPAAEAVVAAGTSNTKSIGALMFTDYVFPFELASIVLLVGMIAAIVLTYRGPKKSKYTNPNQQVFVKAKDRIRVLQMPAEKD
- the nuoI gene encoding NADH-quinone oxidoreductase subunit NuoI produces the protein MGSMKEIFNSLLLKELLKGMAVTGKYFFASKITVQYPEEKTPQSFRFRGLHALRRYPNGEERCIACKLCEAICPAMAITIEAEPRDDGSRRTTRYDIDLTKCIFCGFCEEACPVDAVVETRVFEYHGEKRGDLYYTKQMLLANGDRYENQIAKDRELDSAYR
- the nuoH gene encoding NADH-quinone oxidoreductase subunit NuoH; the protein is MDALMNFGSGIFGGVWPAVWALLKIVLIVAPLMLSVAYLTWAERKVIGYMQVRIGPNRVGPWGLIQPIADGLKLLMKEIVVPSGANKAIFIIAPMLAIAPALAAWAVVPFNETLVLANIDASLLYIMAITSMGVYGIILSGWASNSKYAFLGAMRAAAQMVSYEISMGFALICVLMVSNSLNLVDIVHAQQQGRFASWGLSFLSWNWLPLLPMFLVYLISGVAETNRAPFDVCEGESEIVAGFHVEYSGMAFAVFFLAEYANMILVSTLTSIMFLGGWSSPFGFLPDSILWLFAKVGAILFLFLWFRATFPRYRYDQLMRLGWKVFVPVCLVWLVVVGVWMMSPLNIWK